One genomic window of Fusarium fujikuroi IMI 58289 draft genome, chromosome FFUJ_chr01 includes the following:
- a CDS encoding related to transcription activator protein acu-15: MTPTPPSTNSSQGARSPEEQFRVVRKRNRVPLSCYPCRTRNNCTKREGMGTTSCSYATPVTRKKNQSQGDSSPDDMQNRIDRLEGLVLSLMHGGANVDAASAAAAGAATTQSTTDSGSSAKAGKGDDNAMAYDEEENSDEEEGLATSLGFLKVDTDKGKSLYVGQEHWHTLLADISEVKNYFTSHKKELETSYERVKSSKPMAAREGPTLLLGALPASEIEIRAELPPKSAVLTLCSRYFNSMDNAVNIIHGPTFQQQLKDHWQDPNKTPIMWLGMLYSVLCLAMLSYHKVGDEPPEWRGRTLELANEYRLRTVQCLIKSDYTKPNEYTVETMILYVFGEYSSRWDADLGLWLIVSLIVRIAYRMGYHRDAKWFPSITPFQAEMRRRTWALVRMSDVIFSHQVSLPSMIYENDCDTQLPNNIFDDEFNPSVKELPPSRPSTVATPIAYMIAKSRLCFELGNILQATGQVGKHVPYDEIIRFDAKLRQIMQELPPHLKLTTLEGSHDPVTLIIARFNVDILYQKILCLLHRKYLPRARQSARYAHSRRAAIEASLTALDHLAVLYRESQSNGRLRSVSWFVKSIATKDFTLPAMLVILDLHFDNIAAQSSVPQDDEGASTWNDDQRSKMIGSLETAREIWNTLADTSMEAFKAAKVIDIMLDKIKDPASIGPEMPGAPSPMPGLTQGVGTDVSPAMAPGFVSPNSLPDFNATANPFSTPNPAAFMGMDFGMPGSEGLDFQTDGFAGAGPASPFSSMFSNLGANTNAGMDMGANFDWMANWGADQSFQIYGAGGDQSSPGQTSSLGGRSGSTSQAPGQGGGRDANMQ, translated from the exons ATGACCCCAACTCCTCCTTCGACAAACTCATCTCAGGGAGCCCGGTCTCCCGAGGAACAGTTCCGTGttgtgaggaagaggaatcGCGTGCCTCTAAGCTGCTATCCTTGTAGGACGCGCAA CAATTGTACGAAGCGCGAGGGTATGGGGACCACCTCATGCTCTTATGCCACGCCGGTTACACGCAAGAAGAATCAAAGTCAAGGAGACTCGAGTCCTGATGACATGCAGAATCGTATTGACCGTTTAGAAGGCTTAGTTTTATCCCTTATGCACGGAGGTGCTAATGTAGATGCTGCATCCGCCGCAGCCGCTGGAGCAGCGACAACACAATCCACCACGGACAGCGGATCTTCCGCCAAGGCTGGAAAAGGAGACGACAATGCAATGGCAtatgatgaggaggaaaacagtgacgaagaggagggacTGGCCACGTCTTTGGGTTTTCTTAAAGTGGACACAGACAAAGGCAAGTCGCTGTATGTTGGCCAGGAACATTGGCATACCCTCCTTGCCGATATATCTGAGGTGAAAAACTACTTCACGTCTCACAAAAAGGAGTTAGAAACAAGTTATGAGCGAGTCAAATCTTCAAAACCCATGGCTGCAAGAGAGGGGCCGACACTCCTGCTAGGAGCACTCCCAGCTTCCGAGATTGAAATAAGAGCAGAGCTTCCCCCCAAATCTGCTGTTCTGACGCTCTGCAGTCGATATTTCAACTCCATGGATAATGCTGTCAACATCATTCATGGACCAACATTTCAACAGCAGCTGAAAGACCACTGGCAAGATCCCAACAAGACACCCATTATGTGGCTTGGTATGCTCTACTCGGTTCTCTGCCTAGCAATGCTGAGTTACCATAAAGTGGGCGACGAACCTCCTGAGTGGAGAGGACGAACCCTTGAGCTTGCAAACGAATACCGTTTACGCACGGTGCAATGCCTGATCAAATCAGACTATACAAAACCTAACGAATATACGGTTGAGACTATGATACTCTATGTATTTGGAGAATATTCGTCTCGATGGGATGCTGACCTAGGATTGTGGTTAATCGTGTCTTTAATTGTTCGAATCGCGTATCGAATGGGTTACCACCGAGACGCTAAATGGTTTCCGTCAATTACACCATTTCAAGCG GAAATGAGACGGCGGACGTGGGCTCTCGTACGAATGTCGGACGTTATCTTCTCCCATCAGGTTTCTCTGCCCAGCATGATCTACGAAAATGATTGCGACACCCAATTGCCCAATAACATATTTGACGATGAGTTCAATCCCAGCGTCAAGGAGCTGCCCCCTTCTCGACCATCCACTGTCGCTACTCCCATCGCCTACATGATTGCCAAGTCAAGATTATGCTTTGAGTTGGGAAACATCCTCCAGGCTACAGGGCAAGTTGGCAAGCATGTGCCTTACGACGAGATTATTCGATTCGATGCCAAACTACGACAGATCATGCAAGAATTACCGCCGCATTTGAAGTTGACGACATTAGAAGGGTCCCATGATCCAGTGACTCTGATCATTGCCAGGTTCAATGTCGATATCTTATACCAGAAGATTCTATGCTTGCTTCACCGAAAATACCTTCCCAGGGCGAGGCAGAGCGCAAGATATGCACACTCTCGGAGGGCTGCAATTGAAGCATCATTGACCGCGCTCGATCATCTGGCAGTATTGTACCGAGAATCACAATCCAACGGGAGGCTGCGCTCAGTCAGTTGGTTTGTGAAGTCGATCGCTACCAAAGACTTTACGTTGCCTGCAATGCTGGTCATTCTTGATCTCCATTTTGACAACATTGCCGCGCAGTCTTCAGTTCCCCAAGACGATGAGGGTGCTTCAACTTGGAACGATGACCAACGATCCAAAATGATTGGCAGCTTAGAAACAGCGAGAGAAATTTGGAACACACTTGCAGATACCTCGATGGAAGCATTCAAGGCGGCCAAGGTCATCGATATCATGCTAGATAAGATCAAGGACCCTGCCTCGATCGGTCCAGAAATGCCGGGCGCTCCATCGCCAATGCCAGGCCTGACGCAAGGTGTTGGGACTGATGTTTCGCCGGCTATGGCGCCGGGTTTTGTCTCACCAAACAGCTTGCCCGATTTCAATGCGACGGCCAACCCCTTTTCGACGCCTAACCCGGCCGCCTTTATGGGCATGGACTTTGGCATGCCTGGGTCTGAAGGACTTGACTTTCAAACCGATGGATTCGCTGGGGCTGGTCCAGCTTCCCCTTTCTCCTCCATGTTCAGTAACCTGGGAGCCAACACTAATGCTGGGATGGATATGGGTGCGAACTTTGACTGG ATGGCCAACTGGGGAGCAGACCAGAGTTTTCAGATATACGGCGCTGGAGGAGACCAGTCATCCCCGGGACAGACCTCTTCGTTGGGTGGTCGTAGTGGAAGTACGTCACAAGCGCCAGGACAAGGAGGTGGCAGAGATGCGAATATGCAATGA